CAAAAGTGATTTTTAAACGTGAATGCACATAGGTTAGAAGTGAACCATTGTCCTACAAAAACACAAGACAAAAGAAAGGAAAACAGTACAAGAAGAAGCCGATTGTCTCATGTATTGATTTTTTTTTTTTTTTTTGAAAAACTAAAAAATACATCAAAACCAAAAACTAAAAGCAAAAGCTGAAAATCAAAAACAAAAACCTGAAAATCAAAAACCAAAACTTAAAAATTCTAAATGAGGGTTCGAATTCGTTTCAGAAGGCCGGCACTTTATTATGGGCTTAACTATGGGCCCAACTAGATCATCTTCTTCGTCGCGCGGTGAAATCTGTTTACCTCTCCAACTCGACTTCACAGTTCACAACGGAATAAGAAGCCAAAAAAAGAAAAGTCTGCCAAGTAAGAAAAGAATGGAGGAGATTTTAGCGACCATAGCCATCGCACTAGCAGCCACGATCTTCATCGTTCTGTCATTCTCAATCTACCTAACGATCAGAATCTTCACCGGAAAGTCTATACGCAACAAGGCCTACTCTCCAGTGCACGCCACGGTCTTTGACCTCTTATTCCACAGCCAAGAGTTATACGATTACCAGACGGAGCTCGCTACGAAGAAGCCAACCTTCAGGTTCTTGAGTCCCGGACAGAGCGAGATATTCACTGCAGATGCTCGCAACGTGGAGCATATTCTCAAGACAAGATTCGATAACTACAGCAAAGGACACAGCAGTCGTGAGAATCTTGCGGATCTTTTGGGACGTGGTATCTTCGCTGTTGATGGAGATAAATGGAGACAGCAGAGAAAGCTCGCGAGCTTTGAGTTCTCTACCAGAGTTTTGAGAGACTTTAGCTGCTCTGTTTTTAGGACAAATGCATGTAAACTTGTTGGTTTTGTCTCTGAATTTGCTCTCTCTGGAAAATCATTTGATGCTCAAGTAAGTCTAAATATGGAAACTTGCAACGTTTTATTTAATGAAACTCAAAAGGGTACTTTTGTTTTGGGTGTTAGGATATGTTGATGAGATATACACTGGAGTCTATCTTCAAAGTAGGGTTTGGTGTGGAGTTAAAATGTTTGGATGGGTTTAGCAAAGAAGGGGAAGAGTTCATGGAAGGTTTTGATGAAGGTAACGTTGCAACTAGTTTACGATTCATCGATCCTCTCTGGAAGCTGAAACGGTTTCTCAACATCGGATCACAATCAAGACTCAAGAAGAGTATTGATACTATAGACAAGTTTGTCTACAGACTCATTACCACTAAAAGAGAAGAGCTTGCCAAGGAACAAAACACTGTGAGTTCTCTCTTTATGTTTTACACTCTCTTTATGTTCTTACCACTTTTGGCGTTGTCCTTAGGCTGTTAGAGAGGATATACTAGCAAGATTTCTAGTGGAGAGTGAGAAAGATCCGGAGAACATGAATGATAAGTACTTGAGGGATATAATCTTGAACTTTATGATTGCTGGAAAGGATACAACCGCTGCGTCTCTCTCTTGGTTCTTGTACATGCTCTGCAAGAACCCACTTGTTCAGGAGAAAATCTTACAAGAGATCAGAGATGTGACATCAAGTCACGAGAGAACAACCGATGTAAGCGGTTTTGTTCAAAGTATAAATGAAGAGGCTCTTGATCAGATGCAGTATCTCCATGCAGCCTTGTCTGAGACCTTGAGGCTTTACCCTCCTGTGCCTGTGGTAAAATGACCACTTCCTTAAAGATTATTATGTGATTGAACAACAGATGCAATATCTATTTTTTGGTCCCTTCTCTAGGACATGAGGTGTGCAGAGAATGATGACATACTCGCAGATGGACATAGAGTGAAGAGAGGGGATAATGTCTACTACATGGCCTATGCAATGGGAAGGATGACTTATGTATGGGGACAAGATGCTGAGGAGTTCAAGCCAGAGAGATGGCTTAAGGATGGCAAGTTCCAACCAGAATCACCCTTCAAATTCATAAGCTTTCATGTTTGTACATCTCTCTCTTGGACAAGTTATGTATGAGGTTAAGAAACTAAAGACATTATCTTCTAACATGTTTTCTTTCTTTGACTGTGTATGTAAGGCTGGTCCAAGAATCTGTCTTGGCAAGGATTTCGCATACCGGCAAATGAAGATAGTATCAATGGCACTTCTTCACTTCTTTCGCTTCAAAATGGCTGATGAGAAGAGTAACGTGCGTTACAAGAGAATGCTTCCGCTTCATATTGAAGGAGGACTCCATCTCCATGCAATCCCAAGGACAAGCACTTGATTTCCTTGATGAAACAACTCTTTTGAGATATTTTCACCGAAACCTCATATGAGGTATGCTTTGATTTTGCATGTATGCAAAGAAGAATGAATTTCCTTGATGAAAATTATGAGAGTTGTTTTCCTACGAAGAAAGAACCTAATTTTTTATGAAAAAAAAAAAATTCTATGAACAATAGATGATAGCATGCTATTTTAGATTTGTGTCAATAATTTGATAGTTTAGGTATAGCAGAATCAGTTGTTTATTTATATAGATTTTGGGGGCATTTAAATAGTATTAAAGCTATGAATCTACAATGTAAAAAAAAAAAAATTCTTAAACTGTGAGAAGAATTATGTAGAAATAGAAAATTTTCAAATTATAAAAAGTATAATCCCGTAGTTTTTATGAAATAATGATATATTTGATTTTAAATATTTTAAGCAAATTAATTTAATTAATGTATATTTTTAAAAATATGGAGCAAAATTTTAGAAATTAAAATCTATATATAATAGCAAATCCAATTTTTAAGTTAGATGACGTAATCATTTTTTTATAGGAAAATAAAATTTAAATCTCACGGTTAAGTTTATCAATACTTTGTAATCTAACGGACATGATCATCTCTCATTTATAAGATCCGAAGTCATCAATATCGTTCACCAAAAGGCGTCTCAGTCAACTGCTCTCTGAACAATGCACCCCTTATACATCCGCCTCTTCTCAAAGGACACCTCATTTGCCTCCGTTCGGATTCAACGCGTCTCTAAAATCCATCCATACATTAAACTTTCAGATTTCTTATCTCTTTACATATTCCATCATCAATCTATCTCTTTATATTTTCCATCATCCTCGTCCAGTTTTAGATGTAAGAATTCCTCTCAGACAGTTCATCACCATCGTCGTACATGTATATCTGTCTTTGGGATTTTGTACTTCGTTTATTATATGGAAATCAATCAATCCATAGTTTGTTGTTTTATTTAAAGGGACAGACTTTTCAAAAGAAATTAATTGTTTGGTACATGCGTGGGAGGAGATGGAGTGAATCACGTAGTCTTTTTGGCCAAAGAACAATCTATGTTCCCAAGTTTTTTTACTGCAGTTAATTAATTGAAATGTATTTTTACTCAATTTTCGTTGAGCGTTTCTGTATTTCTGTTGATTACCGTTTGATGTTTTCCAGCAGAATTGATCTGAGAGTCGCTTATGTATTATTTTCAAGTTTTTCAAAAAAAAAATGATCCAGATTGTTGAGTTATGATTAAAGGAGTTTGAAGAGGAAAAGAAAAAATTATTAACGAGTATGGTCCAGCACAGCCTTAATAACATCCATAAGTGCATCACTCACGCGTGTGCCTTGAAGTGGGAAAGTTTGGAGTTGTAAAAGAAGTAGAGGGACTCCAACGTTACGACTCTATGGGAACCCGATCTTTATGAAATTACAAATCACAATACAAGTATAATCTCTTCGTAATAGAAGCTACATATTAATGTAAATTATATGCTTTTGAGTTTTGAGTGATTTAAAGAATTTATATAGTTGTGTTGTTCTTTGTCCCTCAAAAAGAAAGACCGTAAAAACAGACGAAGTAAGAAATCAACAATGAGTTCATCAAAAGTTGTGATCATATTTTTAGTTTCATCAAATTCTTGTAACATGTGAAAGAAAAGCTTTCACAGAGAAGTAGAGAGAAGGACGATAAACGTCACGGGTACGCCAACTTGGAGCCGTATCGCATACCGGGTTCGGCAGGGGACGGGTACGGCACGGGTACGGCTGGGAAACGTCCCCGGCGCGTCTCGTGTAAGGCAGGGAAGGCAACACTTGACGGGGACGGATCGGGGTGAGAACAGAGACGTTTCGAGAATGAATATATCGTATTCCACGTTTCGGTGCTGCTTAGCCGGCTACGAATATTAGAAAGGAAAATAAAATTTATGGTTTTAATTAATTACCTTTTAATCTTTTTTGCCTCTTCGCCTTTATATTCGTTATTTTCTCTATGCTAAGTTACTTAAGGAGAAATAACATATTGAGACTTTGTGTCATCTTCCTGTTTTTTTTTTGTCCAGACCATAAACAACACACATGCCTCTTCTCTGCTTTCTTCAATGAAGTTTTGTTTTGTTGTTTCCCTTTGCATTTTACTTAGATGTATGTGTCCTGGTGTTAATATAATCGATTGTTTGATTTTTTATTTTCTTATTGGTCGTATAACTACTAGGTTATTAGTTTATTCTGTTGTTTTCTAGCTGTTTTTAAAACTGTTAATTCTTATGTGAGAGGTCTTAATAATTTGAGTTATAGGTATTTTTACATTATATATAAACATATATATATATATATATATTGCCATCTCTATGCCGTACCCGTATCTACGAATTTTAAGTTTGCCTTTTTCCTGTCCCAGTTTCCGGTCCCCATCCCAGTTTCCGGTCCCCGTCCCGGTCCCGGGGCAGCTTGTTCTGGTAAAGAGTAAATATAAGGTTTTTCTTTACTGATGCACCAGTCTCTCCCTTTTAATACACGTAGTTGACATTGAAGGTTTCTGAAACAATGAGGTTGATGAAAGGTTGCAATGGATTATACCTAATGTGCATTAGTTTGTTGTGTTCACATTATTACAAGACAGGGCAATGTCAAAGATTAAGTTTTAAGGTTTGTAAGGTTTGGAAGTTGTAAGGTTTGTAATGTTACAATGCTAACATTTGTAAGGTTTGGAAGTTTAAAGACAGATAGATTCACTACCACTACTCGAGATGATAAAAAACCTTTGGAAAAATACATAAACATAAAAATATCAATTTATATCCTTTGTTCCTTAACTTTGAAAAGAAGGAAATTTGTATTGTATTATCTTACAAATGAATTACGTGTTATGCACTGTTTGATAATGATCGACATACTAGAAGGGTGATGTCATGCACACTAACCATTATCCATTTCATAGTTCATAACAATGTCATCCAACGTGTTAAACCTTCTACTGTTCAGTTCTATATATAATCTTCAAATGTTAATCATTTATGTAAATGACCCTAACTTCTATAAGGATATACAATCTTGCAGTTAACAATAAAATACATAGTCTATATACAGATGCATGTGTTATAAATTGTATATATGTGAAAGAGATGAAGAGTGGAAAAATGCCATGAAAGTACCATCACTTTGGATACACCAGATCAATTGCTTATTTTATTTTTCAAATTAGTTCACTATAAAGTTACAATTTCATAGAAAGTATGGTGATTAATGATCATATTGGATTTTACAAAATACATAGAGTTCTAGGAAAATAAGCTTATTAATTACAAATCAACAATTTTATAAAACGATTCATGGGTTTGAATCTTGAAACTGAAAAGAAAGAAATTTTTTATAATCAATGTATAGTTTTGTGTGATTATAACCAATTATTTTATGAAAAGTTAACATTTAAACACTAGTGTCTTTTTTAATTTATTGATTTCATTTTATACAATATATTCTAAATTGTAGGTTTCAATTTTATAGTGCTTTCACATTATAGTTTTGAAAAACAATTTTATATTTCTAAAAATTTCAAAATAGTGTAAACTACACAACAGTTTAGAGTTACTGATATAAAACTTAATTCATACGCTGATATAAAATCTCGTGAAACATATGTTATAAAGATATTATAAATCAGTGAAAATATCAAGTAGTCCAAAATTTTACATATCTTCAATGCTCAACCAAACATGTATGAAACAAAAGCCAACAACACATCATACAATTATGTTTATTCATTATAGTTCTTCGTATGAATATTTTCATCATAACAAATTAGTCTATTGGGGTAACATCTTTTAACACTTGTCTCTTTTCATATAAATTTTATTGTTTCACCATTTTATGGTTATACACATTTTCACTTTTAATAGTTTTATGATCATATATATTACTTTTCATGTATTTCCACTATATTTTATTTTGCAATTTTTCCTTCTGTAATCTTAAGATTCGAATGAATTGTTGATAAATAGTGCAATATAAAATGATGACGAGATATTTGATTTTTAAGAATATTTATATACTCTTTATAGCATTAAACTAATTTTTGAAGGATATTATTATATAAAATTTATATTTTTTTAAAAACTTGTGTTTTATTTTGTTATCTATCTAATTTTAGTATCAATTATAGTTTATTTTTTAAAAATCACTTTATATGTAAAATTTAATATATAGCTTCTCCGCGAATTCGCGGGGTCTGAATCCTAGTTTATATAAAAGGAAAATTCGTTTTTGTTAAATCACATGTTTAAAATCTCCTATATATATTATTTGAGAAGCATTACAACTTTTTTTTTGTAGCCACATGTCATCACTAAGATGATTCTTAGAATCATTAGAGAAATATGTTGGTCTATCTAATTATATAATAAGCTTTTTATTAAAGTAACAATAAATTCATCATTAATGTACTTTATTATTTCCTTAAATAAAATTTACGAAATTGCCTAATGTGGCTGAAGCATACATGACAATTAATGATTTTGAATAATAAAGATTTGATTAAAAAATAGTGTATCTTCTATCATATTTATTTAATTTTAAAATAAATTAAACAACCACAATAACCATATAATAAAAATTTAGATTTTTATGTATATGTTATATTTTGAATTTTTACAAACGGTAATAAATTACTAAAAATGGGTTTAGGGTTTAGTATTTAGAAAGTGAGGGAATATGGTTGGACTCAGTATTAACTTCTTCCATGCAATCATAGAGATTTCATAATTTTATCAATATGTATTATGTTATTTCTTTTGTTCCATTTTATTTGGGTTTAGAGTTTTATATTTGGGTTTAAGGTTTACTAATTTGGGTTTAGGGTTTAGTATTTATGAGTTGAGGTGGGATTGAGATACAGTTTAGTATCTAAATATTGAGGTTGAGTTATATTTAATATTTAGAGGTCGTAGGACTACATTAAGGATATGGTATTGAACACTCGGTGCATATGCATGTGATCAATAAATGTCTACGTGGATGACTTTTCTTTCTTTTATTTGGAATAGTTTTCAAGTGTTCCTGACCTTATATTCTATTGGCCACGTTATTTCCCTCACACACTTCCCTGATA
The DNA window shown above is from Brassica oleracea var. oleracea cultivar TO1000 chromosome C3, BOL, whole genome shotgun sequence and carries:
- the LOC106331733 gene encoding cytochrome P450 704C1-like codes for the protein MEEILATIAIALAATIFIVLSFSIYLTIRIFTGKSIRNKAYSPVHATVFDLLFHSQELYDYQTELATKKPTFRFLSPGQSEIFTADARNVEHILKTRFDNYSKGHSSRENLADLLGRGIFAVDGDKWRQQRKLASFEFSTRVLRDFSCSVFRTNACKLVGFVSEFALSGKSFDAQDMLMRYTLESIFKVGFGVELKCLDGFSKEGEEFMEGFDEGNVATSLRFIDPLWKLKRFLNIGSQSRLKKSIDTIDKFVYRLITTKREELAKEQNTAVREDILARFLVESEKDPENMNDKYLRDIILNFMIAGKDTTAASLSWFLYMLCKNPLVQEKILQEIRDVTSSHERTTDVSGFVQSINEEALDQMQYLHAALSETLRLYPPVPVDMRCAENDDILADGHRVKRGDNVYYMAYAMGRMTYVWGQDAEEFKPERWLKDGKFQPESPFKFISFHAGPRICLGKDFAYRQMKIVSMALLHFFRFKMADEKSNVRYKRMLPLHIEGGLHLHAIPRTST